One part of the Pseudomonas urmiensis genome encodes these proteins:
- the hldE gene encoding bifunctional D-glycero-beta-D-manno-heptose-7-phosphate kinase/D-glycero-beta-D-manno-heptose 1-phosphate adenylyltransferase HldE: MKLSMPRFDQAPVLVVGDVMLDRYWHGGTSRISPEAPVPVVKVEQIEDRPGGAANVALNIAALGAPASLVGVTGQDEAADSLANSLQAAGVRSIFQRIAHQPTIVKLRVMSRHQQLLRIDFEEPFATDPLSLGEEVDNLLDGVKVLVLSDYGKGALKNHQSLVQAARAKGIPVLADPKGKDFSIYRGASLITPNLSEFETIVGRCVDEADLVAKGLQLMQDLELGALLVTRGEHGMTLIRADHPALHLPARAREVFDVTGAGDTVISTLAAAIAAGEDLPHAVALANLAAGIVVGKLGTAAISAPELRRAIQREEGSERGVLSLDQLLLAIDDARAHNEKIVFTNGCFDILHAGHVTYLEQARAQGDRLIVAVNDDASVSRLKGPGRPINSVDRRMAVLAGLGAVDWVISFPEGTPENLLSQVKPDVLVKGGDYGIDQVVGADIVKGYGGTVKVLGLVENSSTTAIVEKIRKN, from the coding sequence ATGAAGTTGTCCATGCCGCGTTTCGATCAAGCCCCGGTATTGGTGGTCGGCGATGTCATGCTCGACCGCTACTGGCATGGCGGTACTTCACGTATTTCGCCGGAAGCGCCAGTGCCTGTGGTCAAGGTCGAACAGATCGAGGATCGCCCAGGCGGCGCGGCCAACGTCGCGCTGAACATCGCCGCGCTCGGCGCCCCGGCATCGCTGGTTGGCGTGACCGGCCAGGATGAAGCTGCCGATAGCCTGGCCAACAGCCTGCAAGCGGCGGGTGTGCGCTCGATCTTCCAGCGCATCGCCCACCAGCCGACCATCGTCAAGCTGCGGGTCATGAGCCGTCACCAGCAACTGCTGCGCATTGACTTCGAAGAACCGTTCGCCACCGACCCGCTGTCGCTGGGCGAAGAGGTCGATAACCTGCTCGACGGGGTCAAGGTGCTGGTCCTTTCCGACTACGGCAAAGGCGCCCTGAAGAACCACCAGAGCCTGGTCCAGGCCGCTCGTGCCAAGGGCATTCCGGTGTTGGCCGACCCCAAGGGCAAGGATTTCTCGATTTACCGTGGCGCCAGCTTGATCACGCCGAACCTGAGCGAGTTCGAGACCATCGTCGGCCGCTGCGTCGATGAGGCCGACCTGGTCGCCAAGGGCCTGCAACTGATGCAGGACTTGGAGCTGGGCGCGCTGCTGGTGACCCGTGGCGAGCATGGCATGACCCTCATACGCGCCGATCACCCGGCCCTGCACCTGCCTGCGCGAGCGCGTGAAGTGTTCGACGTTACCGGTGCCGGCGATACCGTCATCTCGACCCTGGCTGCTGCCATCGCCGCTGGCGAGGATCTGCCACATGCGGTGGCTCTGGCCAATCTGGCCGCCGGCATCGTGGTCGGCAAGCTGGGTACTGCGGCGATCAGTGCTCCGGAGCTGCGCCGTGCGATTCAGCGTGAGGAAGGCTCCGAGCGCGGCGTACTGAGTCTTGACCAGCTGTTGCTGGCGATTGACGACGCACGCGCGCACAACGAGAAGATCGTCTTCACCAACGGTTGCTTCGACATTCTCCATGCCGGTCACGTGACCTACCTGGAGCAGGCGCGGGCCCAGGGCGATCGTTTGATCGTGGCGGTCAACGATGATGCCTCGGTCAGCCGCCTGAAAGGGCCGGGTCGGCCGATCAACAGTGTCGACCGGCGCATGGCGGTACTGGCAGGCCTTGGCGCGGTGGACTGGGTGATCAGCTTCCCTGAGGGGACGCCTGAGAACCTGCTGAGCCAGGTCAAGCCGGATGTGCTGGTCAAGGGCGGCGACTATGGTATCGACCAGGTGGTCGGGGCCGATATCGTCAAAGGCTACGGCGGTACGGTGAAGGTGCTTGGCTTGGTGGAGAACAGCTCTACCACCGCCATCGTCGAGAAAATTCGCAAGAATTGA
- the msbA gene encoding lipid A export permease/ATP-binding protein MsbA, whose product MAETPLPAEHTSSLKIYFRLLSYVKPYIGIFMLSIVGFIIFASTQPMLAGILKYFVDGLSNPQAVLFPNVPYLRDLQLLQAVPLLIILIAAWQGLGSFLGNYFLAKVSLGLVHDLRVELFNKLLVLPNRYFDNHNSGHLISRITFNVTMVTGAATDAIKVVIREGLTVVFLFAYLLWMNWKLTLVMLAILPIIAVMVSTASKKFRKQSKKIQVAMGDVTHVASETIQGYRVVRSFGGEAYEQRRFGAASQSNTDKQLRMTKTGALYTPMLQLVIYSAMASLMFLVLFLRGDASAGDLVAYITAAGLLPKPIRQLSEVSSTIQKGLAGAESIFEQLDEKPEQDTGTVEKERVDGRLEVRNLSFTYPGTEREVLSDISFTAEPGQMIALVGRSGSGKSTLAGLIPRFYHHDKGQILLDGVEIEEYKLRNLRRHVAQVTQHVTLFNDTVANNIAYGDLAGAPREAIEAAAADAYAKDFVDQLPKGFDTQVGENGVLLSGGQRQRLAIARALLKNAPLLILDEATSALDTESERHIQAALDHVMKGRTTLVIAHRLSTIEKADMILVMDQGKLVERGTHAQLLQANGYYARLHAMGLDEPEKVDIT is encoded by the coding sequence ATGGCCGAAACACCGCTACCTGCGGAGCACACCTCCAGCCTGAAAATCTATTTCCGGCTGTTGAGCTACGTGAAACCCTACATTGGCATTTTCATGCTGAGTATCGTTGGTTTCATAATCTTCGCCTCGACTCAGCCGATGCTGGCGGGGATTCTCAAGTATTTCGTCGATGGGTTGAGCAATCCGCAAGCGGTATTGTTCCCCAATGTCCCCTATCTGCGTGACCTGCAGCTGCTGCAGGCAGTGCCGCTGCTGATCATCCTGATCGCCGCGTGGCAAGGCCTGGGCTCGTTCCTGGGTAACTACTTCCTGGCCAAGGTCTCCTTGGGCCTGGTGCACGACTTGCGCGTTGAGTTGTTCAACAAGCTGCTGGTATTGCCCAACCGCTATTTCGACAACCACAACTCCGGTCACCTGATTTCCCGCATCACCTTCAACGTGACCATGGTCACCGGTGCCGCCACCGATGCGATCAAGGTGGTGATCCGCGAAGGTCTGACCGTGGTCTTCCTGTTCGCCTACTTGCTGTGGATGAACTGGAAACTGACCCTGGTAATGCTCGCCATCCTGCCGATCATCGCCGTGATGGTCAGCACCGCCAGCAAGAAATTCCGTAAGCAGAGCAAGAAGATCCAGGTGGCCATGGGTGACGTGACCCACGTTGCCTCCGAAACCATTCAGGGTTATCGCGTGGTGCGTAGCTTCGGCGGCGAGGCTTACGAGCAGCGCCGTTTTGGCGCCGCCAGCCAGAGCAACACCGACAAGCAGCTGCGCATGACCAAGACCGGCGCGCTGTACACGCCGATGCTGCAGTTGGTGATCTACAGCGCCATGGCTTCGCTGATGTTCCTGGTGCTGTTCCTGCGTGGCGATGCTTCGGCGGGTGACCTGGTCGCCTACATCACCGCCGCAGGCCTGCTGCCCAAGCCGATTCGCCAGCTGTCGGAAGTCAGCTCGACCATCCAGAAGGGCCTGGCCGGCGCCGAGAGCATCTTCGAGCAGTTGGACGAGAAGCCCGAGCAGGACACCGGCACCGTGGAAAAAGAGCGGGTCGACGGTCGTCTGGAAGTGCGCAACCTCAGCTTTACCTACCCAGGTACCGAGCGCGAGGTGCTCAGCGACATCAGCTTCACCGCAGAGCCTGGGCAGATGATTGCCCTGGTCGGTCGCTCCGGTAGCGGCAAGTCGACCCTGGCCGGGTTGATTCCGCGCTTCTACCACCACGACAAAGGGCAGATCCTGCTCGATGGCGTCGAGATCGAAGAGTACAAGCTGCGCAACCTGCGCCGGCACGTCGCCCAGGTGACCCAGCACGTCACCCTGTTCAACGACACCGTGGCCAACAACATCGCCTATGGCGACCTGGCTGGCGCACCGCGTGAGGCCATCGAAGCTGCCGCAGCCGATGCCTATGCCAAGGATTTCGTCGATCAGCTGCCCAAGGGCTTCGATACCCAGGTTGGCGAGAACGGCGTGCTGCTGTCCGGTGGCCAGCGCCAGCGCCTGGCGATCGCCAGGGCATTGCTGAAGAACGCACCTTTGTTGATTCTCGACGAGGCGACTTCGGCGCTTGATACCGAATCCGAGCGGCACATTCAGGCAGCCCTGGATCATGTGATGAAGGGCCGCACCACCCTGGTCATCGCCCACCGCCTGTCGACCATCGAGAAGGCCGACATGATCCTGGTAATGGACCAGGGCAAATTGGTCGAGCGCGGCACTCATGCCCAGTTGTTGCAGGCTAATGGCTATTATGCCCGCCTGCACGCCATGGGCCTGGACGAGCCAGAAAAGGTCGATATCACCTGA
- a CDS encoding toluene tolerance protein: MQCSRLSQVDFDQLTLGAQVLEADSHGAKVYLLEDGNILKVFRRKRLISSALLRPYSQRFVDNAARLAQLGIPTLEVISQHKLELPGRTAVLYRPLPGRTLLQLSREAGFSWDSYLPRLVELIRQLHRSGIYFRSLHLGNVVETPDQQLGLIDVADMRFLRAPLSSRMVRRNVQHMARYIERENLASRFPLAELEAALLPG; encoded by the coding sequence ATGCAATGCTCCCGGCTCTCCCAGGTCGACTTCGATCAGCTGACACTTGGCGCCCAGGTGCTTGAGGCAGATAGCCACGGCGCCAAAGTCTACCTGCTTGAGGATGGAAATATCCTCAAGGTTTTTCGTCGCAAGCGATTGATTTCATCTGCGCTGCTGCGGCCGTACTCGCAACGCTTCGTCGACAATGCCGCGCGCCTGGCGCAATTGGGCATCCCCACCCTCGAAGTGATCAGCCAGCACAAGCTCGAGCTGCCGGGGCGCACCGCCGTGCTCTACCGTCCGCTGCCAGGGCGCACCTTGCTGCAGTTGTCACGCGAAGCGGGCTTCAGCTGGGACAGCTACCTGCCAAGACTGGTCGAGCTGATTCGCCAGCTGCACCGCTCGGGGATCTACTTCCGCTCGCTGCACCTGGGCAATGTGGTTGAAACGCCTGACCAGCAACTTGGCCTGATCGATGTGGCCGACATGCGTTTTCTGCGCGCCCCACTGTCGTCACGCATGGTTCGGCGCAATGTGCAGCACATGGCGCGTTACATCGAACGGGAAAACCTCGCCAGCCGCTTCCCTCTCGCCGAGCTTGAGGCGGCCCTGCTACCGGGCTGA